Below is a genomic region from Bacillus mycoides.
AGCTTAAGCAGGAATTATTGGCATATTTGTTGAAAAAAAAGAAACCAACCTACTTTAGGCCAGTTTCAAAGGAGAGTCAAACATATACGAGAAGATTACATGTTCATTATAAGTCGCATCATTCAAACAATGTAACCCTTTTCACAAATTGTACATAATGAAAGAAACATTGTTTGAACTTTCTAAAAAGATATTGACTTTTCCTAATTTCCAACGAGAAATAGTAGACACCACAGCGCTTCGCGACGTAAGATGGATATATAGTGAAACTTTCATCTACAGTAGTTTCACCCAGTCTAACCTCTTATTTCTGCATATTAAAAACGGAAATACAGATAGAATCAAAAAATTTATTATAAGAGGTGAAATTATGAACAAACAACATTTAATCGCATTAGACTTAGACGGAACTTTATTAACAGACAACAAAATAATTTCTCCAAGAACGAAAAACACAATTGCAAAAGCAAAAGAACAAGGACATATTGTCGTTATTTCAACAGGGCGTCCATTCCGCGCTAGTTACGATTATTATAAAGAACTTAGCCTTAACACACCAATCGTAAACTTTAATGGAGCTTACGTGCATCATCCTCTTGATTCAAGTTGGGGAACACATCACTCTCCTCTTGAACTTTCAACAGCGCAAGAAATCGTCCGAGCTTGCTTTGATTTCGGCGTGAAAAATGTCTATGCTGAAGTCATCGATGATGTGTATGTCCGTGAAATTGATGAAGATAAAAAACATATTTTTGAATTCGGTTCTCCAAAGATTTTCACAGGAGATTTATTAAATATTTTAAACGACCATCCAACTTGCTTATTAATCGATGCACATGACGAGCATTCTGCTGCAATTCGCCAACATTTAACAGATATGCATGCTGAAGTCATCGACCATAGAAAATGGGGTGCGCCTTGGCCAATTATTGAAATTGTAAAAAGCGGATTAAATAAAGCTGTCGGATTACAAAAAATTTCAGGCCATTATAATATTCCTAAAGAGCGAATTATCGCTTTTGGTGATGAGGATAACGACTTTGAAATGATCGAATTTGCTGGTCATGGAATCGCAATGGGTAATGCGATTCCTGAATTAAAATCACTTGCAAATCATACGACATTAACGAATGAAGAAGATGGTATCGCTCTATATTTAGAAGAGGTTCTTGGATTGTAATCTAAAAATTCCCTGCTTATAGTTTCTCGCCAAACGCTCATACTATTATTAGACGCAAGAGAAAGCGCGTCAATTGTTTTCAGCTAAATAAAGGGGGTTTTTCGAATGGGTAAAAAGAACAAATCAAAGCGTTTTATCCAGCAAGGAGCCGATGCTGTTATGAAGCATGATGCAAGATTCCCGTACAGAGGTACATTAGCTGAGGCAGAAAAAGCGAGAAGTAACTCTTCATTTGGAGGGGTTTAAATGGGGAACTTACTATTCCAACAAGCTAGAGACGCTGTTTCAAGTGCCGTTTCTTGTTCAAGTGGCGCTGAACAACAGGAACTCGTTTATAGAGCAAAAAACTCTTTGCACTCTGCTTATGCAAACTCTTCAACTGCTGAAAAAGTTCAGCTACGTGAAATGCAGGAGCAATTGCAAAACATTACGAATTCGCATTAAAAAAGGAGGACCAGCTTTGGTCCTCCTTAATCTTTTCTAAACAATCCAAACACACCGACCGTTTGCAGTATATTTGTAAATGCACCTGGGTCCACTTGTTTAATAACCCTCTCTAATTCGTACAACTCGTAACGAGTAATAACAATCATTAACATTTCTTTATTTTCATTTGTATAAGCACCTGTTGCTGGTATAGTTGTAATCCCCCTCACTAAGCGAGAGTGAATCGCTTTTCGCACATCTGCCCCGTTCTTTGTAACAATTAATGCCGTAATCTTCACATGACGGGTATGAATCGCATCAATAATTCTCGTTGATACATACAAAGTGACTAAAGTATATAATGCCTTTTCCCATCCATACACGTAGCCAGCAGCGATAATGATAAGTGCATTAAAGAAGAAAAAATACGTGCCGACAGGCTTATCTTTTATTTTTGATAAAATCATAGCAATAATATCTAGACCACCTGTAGAAGCCCCCCACTTTAAAGCAACCCCTACCCCAATCGCTGAAATAATCCCACCAAAAATCGCATTCAATATAATATCGTGCGAAACCGCTCTAACTGGGATAATTTCTAAAAACAAAGTCATAAATACAACACAAAGAAAACTAAAAAATGTAAAGGCCTTCCCAACCTTTTTCCACGCTAAAATAACGACAGGAATATTAAACAA
It encodes:
- a CDS encoding Cof-type HAD-IIB family hydrolase, whose translation is MNKQHLIALDLDGTLLTDNKIISPRTKNTIAKAKEQGHIVVISTGRPFRASYDYYKELSLNTPIVNFNGAYVHHPLDSSWGTHHSPLELSTAQEIVRACFDFGVKNVYAEVIDDVYVREIDEDKKHIFEFGSPKIFTGDLLNILNDHPTCLLIDAHDEHSAAIRQHLTDMHAEVIDHRKWGAPWPIIEIVKSGLNKAVGLQKISGHYNIPKERIIAFGDEDNDFEMIEFAGHGIAMGNAIPELKSLANHTTLTNEEDGIALYLEEVLGL
- a CDS encoding DUF3813 domain-containing protein; protein product: MGNLLFQQARDAVSSAVSCSSGAEQQELVYRAKNSLHSAYANSSTAEKVQLREMQEQLQNITNSH
- a CDS encoding YitT family protein translates to MDLKLNYTELIKKLVVVIIAGLLNAIGMNLFLTPAKVYASGFAGLSQLLSQILGDFLSIHISTGVLFSLFNIPVVILAWKKVGKAFTFFSFLCVVFMTLFLEIIPVRAVSHDIILNAIFGGIISAIGVGVALKWGASTGGLDIIAMILSKIKDKPVGTYFFFFNALIIIAAGYVYGWEKALYTLVTLYVSTRIIDAIHTRHVKITALIVTKNGADVRKAIHSRLVRGITTIPATGAYTNENKEMLMIVITRYELYELERVIKQVDPGAFTNILQTVGVFGLFRKD